From the genome of Oncorhynchus nerka isolate Pitt River unplaced genomic scaffold, Oner_Uvic_2.0 unplaced_scaffold_3143, whole genome shotgun sequence, one region includes:
- the LOC135566838 gene encoding uncharacterized protein LOC135566838 — protein sequence MRRPTPVDRGRRAACTSSGREGEKPTPVGGEGEQPCSSGAGKERSLTPVDGEGEQPTPVGAGRRKQPTSSGRGRRAACPVDGEGEQPTQWARGKERAAYPVDGEGEQPASSGRGRRAAPAPVGGEGRGAYSRGPGEGEGAYPVDGEGEQPHAVGPGKESSLLPWTGKERSLLPWAGKERSLLPVDGEGEEPTPSGRGRESSLLQWAAGKESSLLQWTGKESSLLQWTGRRAAYSPWTGKESSLLPWAGKESFSLLPWSGDGRAAYSRGRGRRAACSRGRGRRAAYFPWTGKGSSLPPWTGKESSLPRVGRGRRAAYSHVDGEGEQPLAPVDGEGLSSLLQWTGKESSPTFRGREGEQPTSRGREGEAAYSSRAGKESSLAQWTGERKQHSIAR from the coding sequence ATGAGGAGGCCTACTCCAGTGGATCGGGGAAGGAGAGCAGCCTGCACTTCCAGTGGACGGGAAGGAGAGAAGCCTACTCCAGTGGGCGGGGAAGGAGAGCAGCCCTGCTCCAGTGGAGCGGGGAAGGAGAGGAGCCTGACTCCAGTGGACGGGGAAGGAGAGCAGCCTACTCCAGTGGGAGCGGGAAGGAGGAAGCAGCCTACCTCCAGTGGACGGGGAAGGAGAGCAGCCTGCCCAGTGGACGGGGAAGGAGAGCAGCCTACCCAGTGGGCccgagggaaggagagagcagccTACCCAGTGGACGGGGAAGGAGAGCAGCCTGCCTCCAGTGGGCGCGGAAGGAGAGCAGCCCCTGCCCCAGTGGGCGGGGAAGGGAGAGGAGCCTACTCCCGCGGGCccggggaaggagagggagcctACCCCGTGGACGGGGAAGGAGAGCAGCCTCACGCAGTGGGCCCGGGGAAGGAGAGCAGCCTACTCCCGTGGACGGGGAAGGAGAGGAGCCTACTCCCGTGGGCGGGGAAGGAGAGGAGCCTACTTCCCGTGGACGGGGAAGGAGAGGAGCCTACTCCCAGTGGGCGGGGAAGGGAGAGCAGCCTACTCCAGTGGGCGGCGGGGAAGGAGAGCAGCCTGCTCCAGTGGACGGGGAAGGAGAGCAGCCTACTCCAGTGGACGGGAAGGAGAGCAGCCTACTCCCCGTGGACGGGGAAGGAGAGCAGCCTACTCCCGTGGGCGGGGAAGGAGAGCTTCAGCCTACTCCCGTGGAGCGGGGACGGGAGAGCAGCCTACTCCCGTGGACGGGGAAGGAGAGCAGCCTGCTCCCGTGGACGGGGAAGGAGAGCAGCCTACTTCCCGTGGACGGGGAAGGGGAGCAGCCTACCCCCGTGGACGGGGAAGGAGAGCAGCCTACCCCGCGTGGGACGGGGAAGGAGAGCAGCCTACTCCCACGTGGACGGGGAAGGAGAGCAGCCTCTTGCTCCCGTGGACGGAGAAGGCTTGAGCAGCCTGCTCCAGTGGACGGGGAAGGAGAGCAGCCCTACCTTCCGTGGACGGGAAGGAGAGCAGCCTACCTCCCGTGGACGGGAGGGAGAGGCAGCCTACTCCAGTAGAGCGGGGAAGGAGAGCAGCTTGGCCCAGTGGACGGGAGAGAGAAAGCAACACTCCATAGCCAGA